A region of Vigna radiata var. radiata cultivar VC1973A chromosome 10, Vradiata_ver6, whole genome shotgun sequence DNA encodes the following proteins:
- the LOC106774684 gene encoding uncharacterized protein LOC106774684, translating into MTLFKKHYAANRKEEVTAAELVNLKQDKDEPLKSFMQRYHEATRRVKGVNQEFNISNLPNCLKPGYVSEHLYAKLPNSMEELQERMTKFIRMEDQRNSRKKHQTEIPTNGNKKETRQVREGDRRPPRRDLPIPLGPRYDHYACLNAPLAKVFKEALSVELINIKKRPTPRAADETKVCLFHDNQGHATKDCTTLRDELEKLIRTGYLRQFMKEEPEPHKRSPRKEIVQKGPKRVHDTDVHPRDRSRSRPRERDRS; encoded by the coding sequence ATGACTTTATTCAAAAAACATTATGCTGCCAATAGAAAAGAGGAGGTGACCGCTGCAGAACTTGTCAACCTTAAACAAGATAAGGACGAACCCCTCAAATCTTTCATGCAGAGATACCACGAAGCTACCAGGCGAGTGAAGGGCGTCAACCAGGAGTTCAATATCAGCAATCTGCCCAATTGCCTGAAACCAGGATATGTCTCGGAACATCTGTATGCCAAATTACCTAATTCGATGGAGGAACTCCAAGAGAGAATGACCAAGTTCATTCGAATGGAAGATCAGAGAAATTCCCGAAAGAAACACCAGACGGAGATCCCCACTAATGGGAACAAGAAAGAAACAAGACAAGTCCGTGAAGGAGACCGAAGGCCTCCTAGAAGAGATCTACCCATACCCTTGGGCCCTCGGTATGATCACTACGCATGCTTAAATGCACCACTAGCAAAAGTGTTTAAAGAGGCTTTAAGCGTCGAACTCATCAACATAAAAAAGCGGCCCACACCCCGGGCTGCTGACGAAACCAAGGTCTGCCTATTTCATGACAACCAAGGACATGCTACTAAGGACTGCACCACCCTCAGGGATGAACTAGAAAAGCTCATTCGAACGGGATATCTCCGACAATTCATGAAAGAGGAACCAGAACCGCATAAACGGTCTCCGAGAAAGGAAATTGTACAAAAAGGTCCTAAACGGGTGCACGACACCGACGTCCACCCAAGAGACCGTTCCCGAAGTCGTCCTAGGGAGAGAGATCGTTCCTGA